In a single window of the Natronosalvus caseinilyticus genome:
- a CDS encoding S8 family serine peptidase codes for MTERPPKGVDESPSVVSRRQVLQGTAGAGLLALFPTASGSADETTEVVVRAEDVDVPLVASDSVVDELEATAEQSQAPIVEYVEETDGLAVKNRFWLANALLLEVDTGVVDLEQVTAQEGVSEVHPNFRYEIPEPDVGTASEETGDVTYGLEQIDAPAAWDAYDSRGEGARIAVLDTGVDPTHPDIDLEPEHFAEFDGDGEQVGSEPHDSHYHGTHVSGTVAGGDASGTAIGVAPDATLLGGLVLPDGGGSFAQIIGGMQWAVEEDADAINMSLGITGYVGEMIEPVRNADRAGTVVVSSSGNSRVGTSGSPANVYDAFAIGASNEDEAIAEFSSGETISTADDWGHLAPDDWPESYVVPDVSAPGVDVTSAFPVDHANGPYHAISGTSMASPHVAGVVGLIRSATLEEATPERVKRALAATAWKPEGESDDPDIRYGRGIVDAFAAVGRVAADSGVTGTVTDSDGAPIDDATVTLDRFPVETNADGEFQVRAIPGTYELTADAFGYAADTVTVEVDDGFQSVDFTLGDSLAIAVVDGQPEGLEAGESFDVTANVAHVESVTVEQVGDYVGEAWLEIDGEQAAFGDRVDFESARSDEITFTIGTESDGVGNLELEHTFAGLGDSVTVSTGPTFVYDEPVPIGIVDAGSGYAADLEAILAEAMHPRYRFDRLEPAEALDAAESHEHEGYVVQNLGGDPDLVADFVDMASAPEIGAVYLDQFGEASDAVSQVSDATGDPRETSEVAAQVPYPIAYPIEYDVSVAHPVFEGIAADGERVTITEPDPVSVGIGVYYSGFHSYFEGYSGGVAGSTVASTAVASTETGDGLAIDDLSRVAHASSLGLGTFVDRDAVTDAGRSLLGNLVAHAAATPPIDVVTPPAERVAPGESVTLEVAVENLEEMEVGVTGLQFLDEGDLSLSIDGERVAFDDPLEFDAYDGTVEITVDTSQRIGEFAISTRFVTLGDRDQEIETAATFRPTTVYESPLRVPEQVDDLQAAVDFVREGDTVELADGVYEVDTPDRGFQTGLYVGTPGITIRGVDGATPSIVHERDLPGPRIIHLGADDVTLENVEANVIDGEVDSKNAIGTGVLAGDGTSNVTIRNVTAAGTFGVQLHETTDALVEDVTAFGTVVGVGTDSGFFGTVDGATIRNVTVTDSPDYSFQGGVIVNGATRVTVIDCHLEHEDGDQASVALFGPFDGGEDCRITNNTIVGPDEEPYSDDRNNGIYVDGVDVVVEDNHIVDSYTGIRVAEYGFGIDPPAVSIERNTIENAGIGFRQFGDTALFAFNDVGAATGLDLGPGYFGLDADAVLARYNDLSATDLPFRGEPSDGWNAPEGPFDCRENYLGDRSYGDTIVDGDVVYDPYLTVPPADLESADVDADAGALAVDAIEPTEIATDLSLDPGGSYAIGFPGPTDQTIYDVLGVDGYGEFAGEIEMWNHDAGKWKSVTGDGNLQYADTLYAFRVTPAEGVRAEVHFQRADDPPVGPDGTPPGHRDSDLEKTHLQDGWNFVAAPAYGDEEDVFEMDVVDSIDDSLHAPGGQIGDGQKTAFTGYLVEATDDHWLDAGITAYDPTMTELYEGLGLDPQIHANPGPSADAGGMDRTLESVLEAPGDEEIAVKRVAAFVTERLATVDLDADLDDVLEEFSTTAETTAAETPSAHADLVAEATDLAAEEAVETLIQAEFLDEEGDETDPDRTVESHAEKRGGSTLSRMRRSVATDD; via the coding sequence ATGACAGAGCGTCCCCCCAAAGGAGTAGACGAATCGCCATCCGTCGTGTCGCGCCGGCAGGTTCTCCAGGGAACGGCGGGTGCCGGTCTACTCGCACTCTTCCCGACGGCGAGTGGTAGTGCTGACGAGACGACTGAAGTCGTCGTCCGCGCCGAGGACGTGGACGTTCCACTCGTCGCATCCGATTCCGTCGTCGACGAACTCGAGGCGACGGCCGAGCAGAGCCAGGCCCCCATCGTCGAGTACGTCGAGGAAACGGACGGCCTCGCGGTGAAGAACCGCTTCTGGCTCGCGAACGCGCTCCTCCTCGAGGTCGACACCGGCGTCGTCGACCTCGAGCAGGTGACCGCCCAGGAGGGCGTCTCGGAGGTTCACCCCAACTTCCGCTACGAGATTCCCGAGCCAGACGTCGGAACCGCCAGCGAGGAGACGGGCGACGTGACGTACGGCCTCGAGCAGATCGATGCGCCTGCGGCCTGGGACGCGTACGATTCACGTGGCGAGGGCGCCCGGATCGCGGTGCTCGACACCGGCGTCGATCCGACGCATCCGGACATCGACCTCGAGCCCGAGCACTTCGCCGAGTTCGACGGCGACGGCGAGCAGGTCGGTTCAGAGCCCCACGATTCGCACTACCACGGCACCCACGTGAGCGGGACGGTCGCGGGTGGAGACGCTTCCGGTACCGCGATTGGCGTCGCCCCGGACGCGACGTTGCTCGGCGGGCTCGTCCTCCCTGATGGAGGCGGGTCGTTCGCCCAGATCATCGGCGGCATGCAGTGGGCCGTCGAGGAGGACGCCGACGCGATCAACATGAGCCTCGGGATTACCGGCTACGTGGGCGAGATGATCGAGCCAGTCCGAAACGCGGATCGGGCAGGCACGGTCGTCGTCTCCTCGTCGGGCAACAGCAGGGTCGGAACGTCCGGGTCGCCCGCCAACGTCTACGACGCCTTCGCCATCGGAGCCTCCAACGAGGACGAGGCGATCGCCGAGTTCTCGAGCGGCGAAACGATCTCGACGGCGGACGACTGGGGGCACCTCGCTCCGGACGACTGGCCCGAGAGTTACGTCGTTCCGGACGTGTCGGCGCCGGGCGTGGACGTAACCAGCGCGTTCCCGGTCGACCACGCGAACGGCCCGTACCACGCGATCTCCGGGACGTCGATGGCGTCGCCCCACGTCGCGGGCGTCGTCGGCCTCATCAGGTCGGCGACTCTCGAGGAAGCCACGCCCGAGCGGGTGAAACGCGCCCTCGCCGCCACCGCCTGGAAACCCGAGGGCGAGTCGGATGACCCCGATATTCGGTACGGGCGCGGGATCGTCGATGCCTTCGCTGCCGTCGGTCGCGTCGCCGCCGATAGCGGCGTCACCGGGACCGTCACCGACTCCGACGGCGCCCCCATCGACGATGCAACTGTTACGCTCGACAGGTTCCCGGTCGAGACGAACGCCGACGGCGAGTTCCAGGTCCGGGCGATCCCCGGCACGTACGAACTGACCGCCGACGCGTTCGGCTACGCCGCCGACACCGTCACCGTCGAGGTCGACGACGGCTTCCAGTCGGTCGACTTCACGCTCGGCGACAGCCTCGCAATCGCCGTCGTCGACGGCCAGCCCGAGGGCCTCGAGGCCGGCGAGTCGTTCGACGTGACGGCCAACGTCGCCCACGTCGAGTCGGTCACCGTCGAGCAGGTCGGAGACTACGTCGGCGAGGCCTGGCTCGAGATCGACGGCGAGCAGGCCGCGTTCGGCGACCGCGTCGACTTCGAATCCGCCCGCTCGGACGAGATTACGTTCACCATCGGGACCGAATCCGACGGCGTCGGCAACCTCGAACTCGAGCACACCTTCGCGGGCCTCGGTGACTCCGTCACCGTCTCGACGGGGCCGACGTTCGTCTACGACGAGCCGGTTCCGATCGGGATCGTCGACGCCGGGAGCGGCTACGCGGCCGACCTCGAGGCGATTCTCGCCGAGGCGATGCACCCGCGATACCGGTTCGATCGACTCGAGCCCGCGGAGGCCCTCGACGCTGCCGAGAGTCACGAACACGAAGGCTACGTCGTGCAGAATTTGGGCGGCGACCCTGACCTCGTCGCCGACTTCGTCGATATGGCCTCGGCGCCCGAAATCGGTGCGGTGTACCTCGACCAGTTCGGCGAGGCGAGCGACGCCGTCTCGCAGGTGTCCGATGCGACCGGCGACCCGCGCGAGACGAGCGAGGTCGCCGCCCAGGTACCGTATCCGATCGCGTACCCGATCGAGTACGACGTTTCGGTAGCGCACCCCGTGTTCGAGGGAATCGCCGCCGACGGCGAGCGCGTCACCATCACCGAACCCGACCCCGTTTCGGTCGGCATTGGCGTGTACTACAGCGGGTTCCACAGCTACTTCGAAGGGTACAGCGGCGGTGTCGCCGGCTCGACGGTCGCCTCGACGGCCGTCGCGTCCACGGAGACGGGCGACGGCCTCGCGATCGACGACCTCTCTCGAGTCGCCCACGCGTCGTCGCTCGGCCTCGGGACGTTCGTTGACCGTGACGCCGTCACCGACGCCGGACGATCGCTGCTGGGCAACCTCGTTGCCCACGCCGCTGCGACGCCGCCGATCGACGTCGTCACCCCGCCGGCCGAACGGGTGGCCCCCGGCGAATCGGTTACCCTCGAGGTCGCCGTCGAGAATCTCGAGGAAATGGAAGTCGGCGTCACCGGACTGCAGTTCCTCGACGAGGGTGACCTCTCGCTCTCGATCGATGGAGAGCGCGTCGCCTTCGACGACCCGCTCGAGTTCGACGCCTACGACGGGACGGTCGAGATAACGGTCGACACGTCCCAACGGATCGGCGAGTTCGCGATCAGCACCCGATTCGTCACGCTCGGCGACCGGGATCAGGAGATCGAAACGGCGGCGACGTTCCGACCGACCACCGTCTACGAGTCGCCGCTGCGCGTCCCGGAGCAGGTCGACGACCTGCAGGCGGCCGTGGACTTTGTGCGCGAGGGCGACACCGTCGAACTCGCCGACGGCGTCTACGAAGTCGACACACCCGACCGAGGCTTCCAGACAGGCCTGTACGTCGGTACGCCCGGTATCACGATCCGGGGCGTCGACGGTGCGACACCGTCGATCGTCCACGAACGAGACCTCCCGGGGCCGCGCATTATCCACCTCGGTGCCGACGACGTCACGCTCGAGAACGTCGAGGCGAACGTGATCGACGGCGAGGTCGATTCGAAGAACGCCATCGGAACCGGCGTGCTCGCCGGTGATGGCACCAGCAATGTGACCATCAGGAACGTCACCGCGGCCGGGACATTCGGCGTCCAGCTCCACGAGACGACCGACGCGCTCGTCGAGGACGTCACCGCGTTTGGGACGGTCGTCGGCGTCGGCACCGACTCCGGGTTCTTCGGCACCGTCGACGGCGCGACGATCCGAAACGTCACCGTGACCGACAGTCCCGACTACTCGTTCCAGGGCGGCGTGATCGTCAACGGCGCGACCCGCGTCACCGTCATCGACTGCCACCTCGAGCACGAGGACGGCGACCAGGCTAGCGTGGCGCTCTTCGGCCCCTTCGACGGTGGCGAGGACTGCCGCATCACGAACAACACGATCGTCGGCCCCGACGAGGAACCCTATTCGGACGACCGGAACAACGGTATCTACGTCGACGGCGTCGATGTCGTGGTCGAGGACAACCATATCGTCGACTCCTACACAGGGATTCGAGTCGCAGAGTACGGGTTCGGTATCGACCCACCAGCGGTGAGCATCGAACGGAACACCATCGAAAACGCCGGGATCGGCTTCCGGCAGTTCGGCGACACGGCGCTGTTCGCGTTCAACGACGTCGGGGCCGCGACCGGTCTCGACCTCGGACCCGGCTACTTCGGCCTCGACGCCGACGCGGTCCTGGCGCGGTACAACGACCTCTCTGCCACCGACCTGCCGTTCCGCGGTGAACCCAGCGACGGGTGGAACGCCCCCGAGGGACCGTTCGACTGTCGCGAGAACTACCTCGGTGACCGGAGCTACGGCGATACGATCGTGGATGGCGACGTCGTGTACGACCCCTATCTGACCGTGCCGCCAGCGGACCTTGAGTCCGCAGACGTGGACGCGGATGCAGGAGCCCTCGCCGTCGACGCGATCGAACCGACGGAAATCGCGACAGACCTGTCCCTCGATCCGGGTGGCTCGTACGCCATCGGTTTCCCGGGACCGACCGATCAGACGATCTACGACGTCCTCGGCGTCGACGGGTACGGCGAGTTCGCCGGCGAAATCGAGATGTGGAACCACGACGCCGGCAAGTGGAAGTCGGTCACCGGCGACGGGAACCTGCAGTACGCCGACACGCTCTACGCGTTCAGGGTGACGCCAGCGGAAGGCGTACGCGCCGAGGTCCACTTCCAGCGAGCGGACGACCCGCCGGTCGGTCCGGACGGAACGCCGCCGGGCCACCGCGATTCCGACCTCGAGAAAACCCACCTCCAGGATGGCTGGAACTTCGTCGCTGCACCGGCGTACGGCGACGAGGAAGACGTCTTTGAGATGGACGTCGTCGACTCGATCGACGACTCGCTGCACGCACCCGGCGGGCAGATCGGCGACGGCCAGAAGACAGCCTTCACCGGCTACCTGGTCGAGGCGACGGACGATCACTGGCTGGACGCCGGGATCACGGCGTACGACCCGACGATGACGGAACTCTACGAAGGGCTCGGTCTCGACCCGCAGATTCACGCGAATCCCGGCCCCTCGGCCGACGCTGGCGGAATGGATCGGACGCTCGAGAGCGTGCTCGAGGCCCCCGGCGACGAGGAGATTGCCGTCAAGCGGGTAGCCGCCTTCGTCACGGAACGGCTCGCGACCGTCGACCTCGACGCCGACCTGGACGATGTCCTCGAGGAGTTCTCGACGACGGCGGAGACGACGGCCGCGGAGACACCGTCGGCGCACGCCGACCTCGTGGCGGAGGCGACGGATCTCGCGGCCGAGGAGGCCGTCGAGACGCTGATCCAGGCGGAGTTCCTCGACGAGGAGGGTGACGAAACGGACCCCGATCGAACCGTAGAGTCACACGCGGAGAAACGCGGGGGTTCGACGCTCTCGAGGATGCGACGATCGGTCGCCACGGACGACTGA
- a CDS encoding AsnC family transcriptional regulator: MHTLDEIDVEILSLLGENARRPFSDIAETVGLSGPAVSDRVARLEEAGVINRFTIDVDRSTIRGGVPVFVQVDVGSADVDSLRERIGDADAVEHLFVTAEGNVWFYARAEGRNVRRWLEELLGDDTSEYRVTLMDDVEWRPSLGGTAFALTCAECGNTVDSEGESATIGGDAYHFCCPSCRERFENRYARLEEGA; encoded by the coding sequence ATGCACACGCTCGACGAAATCGACGTGGAGATCCTGTCGCTCCTAGGGGAGAACGCACGCCGCCCGTTCAGCGACATCGCAGAGACGGTCGGACTGTCCGGACCGGCCGTCTCCGACCGCGTCGCCCGCCTCGAGGAGGCCGGCGTCATCAACCGGTTCACGATCGACGTGGACCGGTCGACGATCAGGGGAGGCGTTCCCGTCTTCGTCCAGGTCGACGTTGGGAGCGCGGACGTCGATTCGCTCAGAGAGCGGATCGGTGACGCCGACGCGGTCGAACACCTCTTCGTGACCGCCGAGGGTAACGTCTGGTTTTACGCCCGCGCGGAGGGACGGAACGTCCGTCGCTGGCTCGAGGAGTTGCTCGGCGACGACACGTCCGAGTATCGCGTCACGCTGATGGACGACGTCGAGTGGCGCCCATCGCTCGGCGGAACCGCATTCGCGCTGACCTGTGCGGAGTGTGGGAACACCGTCGACAGCGAGGGCGAATCGGCGACTATCGGTGGGGACGCCTACCACTTCTGTTGCCCATCGTGTCGGGAGCGATTCGAGAATCGGTACGCTCGGCTCGAAGAAGGCGCGTGA
- a CDS encoding TIGR03885 family FMN-dependent LLM class oxidoreductase, protein MTIGYHASHEQFAPSELLKYVQRAEEYGFEHCLASDHFHPWSERQGESGHVWSWLGAAAQATSMTFGTVNAPGYRYHPAVIAQAAATLRELHPERFWLTVGSGQLLNEGITGVDWPVKDERNARLEECANVMRRLWDGEEVTHQGQVTVEAAKLYSRPETPPPLVGAALSPETAAWLAECEWADGLLTLGTPDHEADAERVRAFKERAPDKPVYLKVQLAYDETDEAALEGAYDQWRTNCVPGPVTQQLRTPGDFDELAEGVDREQIEENVRVSADLDEHVAWLEDDFDLEVDRVYLHNVTTNQTAFVEDFGEHVLPALEDEG, encoded by the coding sequence ATGACGATCGGCTACCACGCCTCCCACGAGCAGTTCGCCCCGAGCGAGTTGCTCAAGTACGTGCAACGCGCCGAGGAGTACGGCTTCGAACACTGTCTGGCCTCGGACCACTTCCACCCCTGGAGCGAGCGACAGGGGGAGTCCGGGCACGTCTGGTCCTGGCTCGGCGCCGCCGCACAGGCGACGTCGATGACCTTCGGGACGGTCAATGCACCGGGCTACCGGTATCACCCCGCCGTGATCGCCCAGGCCGCGGCCACCCTCCGTGAACTTCACCCGGAACGCTTCTGGCTGACTGTCGGCAGCGGGCAGCTGCTCAACGAGGGCATCACCGGCGTCGACTGGCCGGTCAAGGACGAGCGCAACGCCCGCCTCGAGGAGTGCGCCAACGTAATGAGGCGGCTCTGGGACGGCGAGGAGGTGACCCACCAGGGCCAGGTGACGGTCGAGGCGGCGAAACTCTACTCGCGTCCCGAGACGCCGCCGCCGCTCGTCGGCGCCGCCCTCTCGCCCGAAACCGCCGCGTGGCTCGCGGAGTGTGAGTGGGCCGACGGCCTGCTCACGCTCGGGACGCCCGACCACGAGGCCGACGCCGAGCGCGTCCGAGCGTTCAAAGAGCGGGCGCCGGACAAACCCGTCTACCTCAAAGTCCAGCTCGCCTACGACGAGACGGACGAGGCCGCCCTCGAGGGGGCGTACGACCAGTGGCGAACAAACTGCGTGCCGGGGCCGGTGACCCAGCAACTTCGGACGCCCGGCGACTTCGACGAACTGGCCGAGGGCGTCGACAGGGAACAAATCGAGGAGAACGTCCGCGTCTCGGCCGACCTCGACGAGCACGTCGCGTGGCTCGAGGACGACTTCGACCTCGAGGTCGACCGGGTGTACCTGCACAACGTCACCACGAACCAGACGGCGTTCGTCGAGGACTTCGGGGAGCACGTGCTTCCGGCGCTCGAGGACGAGGGGTGA
- a CDS encoding glycoside hydrolase family 15 protein — MGYTPLTEYGIIGNDDRMALVDLSGSIDWCCFPHAAGPSVFARLLDDERGGHFAVRPTDSYEVEQAYRDRTNVLETTFSTRSGTLEVTDFMPVWRDDDREHDGDQNHDDRDQRAIYRRVRCTDGTLTVELEFEPRFEYGQAPTTVSRTETGYVATGDSSASPDWIERQDDLVLEVCGEFEPNALEDRVVGTRTLVADDEVWFCLRYGVGGRDGEGEEEGEGKEPQRQKSASIASCRNALESTVDYWQSWTDSLIDDAVPLVDDTPWGEYVLRSGLVLKLLINEETGGIYAAATTSLPEKYGTDRNWDYRYNWIRDAKFTVQALHNLGRDEEARDYFEWFRDIVTESPGEMQPVYGVHGEADLTEHELEGLSGYRHSTPIRIGNAAATQNQHDIYGAIVQAIYETLVRDGDLDDDEWEAIEALVDHVCAVWAEPDHGIWEYRDEQRHYVHSKLLCWVALERGITLAEDHDVEAPLERWRSERRAVREAILEHGYSERVGSFVQHFDTDTALDASCLLIPLYGFLPPDDPRVTATLDTVLDELATDEGLVYRTKGSEAVPDVHGTFVFCTCWLVDALVLADRIDAAEDIFHTVLEHASPLGLLSERIEPETGELLGNFPQAFSHIGLVNSAIYLASARGEADELNNDPRRDDRR; from the coding sequence ATGGGATATACACCACTCACCGAGTACGGAATCATCGGCAACGACGACCGGATGGCCCTTGTCGATCTATCCGGATCGATCGACTGGTGCTGTTTTCCCCACGCCGCGGGACCGAGCGTGTTCGCCCGCCTGCTCGACGACGAACGAGGCGGTCACTTCGCCGTCAGGCCGACGGACAGCTACGAGGTCGAACAGGCTTACCGCGATCGGACGAACGTCCTCGAGACCACGTTCTCGACGCGCTCGGGGACGCTCGAGGTGACGGACTTCATGCCGGTCTGGAGGGACGACGACCGCGAACACGACGGCGACCAGAACCACGACGACCGAGACCAGCGCGCGATCTACCGACGCGTCCGGTGTACGGACGGGACGCTCACCGTCGAACTCGAGTTCGAGCCGCGGTTCGAGTACGGCCAGGCGCCGACGACCGTCTCGCGGACGGAGACCGGCTACGTGGCGACCGGCGACTCGAGTGCGAGCCCCGACTGGATCGAGCGCCAGGACGACCTCGTCCTCGAGGTCTGTGGCGAGTTCGAACCGAACGCGCTCGAGGATCGCGTCGTCGGCACGCGAACGCTGGTCGCGGACGACGAGGTCTGGTTCTGTCTCCGGTACGGGGTGGGCGGACGCGACGGCGAAGGGGAAGAGGAAGGGGAAGGAAAAGAGCCACAGAGACAGAAATCAGCGTCGATCGCATCCTGTCGAAACGCCCTCGAGTCGACCGTCGACTACTGGCAATCCTGGACGGACTCGCTGATCGACGACGCGGTCCCGCTCGTCGACGACACCCCCTGGGGCGAGTACGTCCTCCGATCGGGGCTGGTGCTCAAACTCCTGATCAACGAGGAGACGGGCGGCATCTACGCTGCAGCGACGACGTCGCTCCCGGAGAAGTACGGCACCGATCGCAACTGGGACTACCGGTACAACTGGATCCGCGACGCGAAGTTCACGGTCCAGGCCCTGCACAACCTGGGTCGAGACGAGGAAGCCCGCGACTACTTCGAGTGGTTCCGGGACATCGTCACCGAGTCGCCGGGCGAGATGCAACCCGTCTACGGCGTTCACGGTGAGGCGGACCTCACCGAACACGAGCTCGAGGGGCTCTCGGGCTATCGCCACTCGACGCCGATTCGAATCGGCAACGCGGCCGCGACCCAGAACCAGCACGATATCTACGGCGCCATCGTGCAGGCGATTTACGAGACGCTCGTCCGCGACGGCGACCTCGACGACGACGAGTGGGAAGCGATCGAAGCGCTGGTCGATCACGTCTGCGCCGTCTGGGCGGAGCCCGATCACGGCATCTGGGAGTACCGCGACGAACAGCGTCACTACGTCCACTCGAAGCTCCTCTGCTGGGTCGCCCTCGAGCGCGGGATCACGCTCGCCGAGGACCACGACGTCGAGGCGCCGCTCGAGCGCTGGCGATCGGAACGCCGGGCGGTCCGTGAGGCGATCCTCGAGCACGGCTACAGCGAGCGTGTGGGGTCGTTCGTCCAGCACTTCGACACGGACACCGCACTCGACGCGTCCTGTCTCCTGATCCCGCTGTACGGGTTCCTCCCGCCGGACGACCCCCGGGTGACGGCGACGCTCGACACCGTCCTGGATGAGCTCGCGACCGACGAGGGGCTGGTCTACCGAACGAAGGGGAGCGAGGCCGTCCCCGACGTCCACGGGACGTTCGTCTTCTGCACCTGCTGGCTCGTCGACGCGCTCGTGTTGGCCGACCGGATCGACGCGGCCGAGGACATCTTCCACACCGTGCTCGAGCACGCCTCGCCGCTCGGGTTGCTGTCGGAGCGAATCGAACCCGAGACCGGCGAACTCCTCGGCAATTTCCCGCAGGCGTTCAGCCACATCGGCCTCGTCAACAGTGCGATCTACCTGGCGAGTGCTCGGGGCGAGGCCGACGAGTTGAACAACGATCCGCGGAGAGACGATCGACGGTGA
- a CDS encoding DUF309 domain-containing protein codes for MDEHTRAPDVDPPSDSSAPTGWRPELDRWEHGTLRRATVHGVRLFNAGDYHASHDCFEDEWYNYGRGTVESRFLHGMVQVAAGVYKHVDFEDEDGMRSLFVTALQYLHGVPNDFYGVDLLEVRITMTNAQNDPSVLDGWKLPLDGRYPEATEADVAYVEGLE; via the coding sequence GTGGACGAACACACACGAGCCCCCGACGTGGACCCGCCGTCGGACTCGAGCGCGCCGACGGGCTGGCGGCCCGAACTCGACCGCTGGGAACACGGAACGCTCCGGCGGGCGACGGTTCACGGCGTCCGACTGTTCAACGCCGGCGACTACCACGCGAGTCACGACTGTTTCGAAGACGAGTGGTACAACTACGGTCGTGGAACGGTCGAGAGCCGGTTCCTCCACGGCATGGTACAGGTCGCCGCCGGCGTCTACAAGCACGTCGACTTCGAGGACGAGGACGGGATGCGAAGCCTGTTCGTCACCGCACTGCAGTACCTCCACGGCGTCCCGAACGACTTCTACGGCGTCGACCTGCTCGAGGTCCGGATTACGATGACGAACGCGCAGAACGACCCATCGGTCCTCGACGGGTGGAAACTCCCGCTCGACGGCCGGTATCCGGAGGCGACCGAGGCCGACGTCGCCTACGTCGAGGGACTCGAGTAG
- a CDS encoding polyprenyl synthetase family protein, whose amino-acid sequence MREALAEWRPVIDDAIAEILPREVDGDDLEAFFGEPTFAYDPEGIQRALADPLWDLLDRGGKRWRAVLFLVFVEALGENPEAFLPYACIPEILHNGTIIVDDVEDEASIRRGEPALHHVHGEDVALNAGNAMYFLPLKILTHDPADLGPETRLRAYEMLLYELNRTHLGQGMDICWHNDRGVRISTEQYLEMCACKTGCLSRIVARLAAIVTGQSTTVEDGLAQYAELTAIAFQIGDDILDVEHSLGRAGEFGKEFGNDIREGKKTLLVLHAIETAGPDRAGRLEEILGMEANTDEEIAEALAILEDVGSIEYARERALEFSEQARVALEDLPVELAPGPKAQLVEFTEFVVDRDV is encoded by the coding sequence ATGCGAGAGGCGCTTGCCGAGTGGCGGCCGGTGATCGACGACGCCATCGCCGAAATTCTCCCACGGGAGGTCGACGGCGACGACCTTGAGGCGTTCTTCGGTGAGCCGACGTTCGCGTACGATCCGGAGGGGATCCAGCGCGCGCTCGCCGATCCGCTCTGGGACCTCCTCGATCGTGGCGGCAAACGATGGCGAGCCGTCCTGTTTCTGGTGTTCGTCGAGGCGCTCGGTGAGAATCCCGAAGCGTTCCTCCCCTACGCCTGTATTCCCGAAATCCTCCACAACGGGACGATCATCGTCGACGACGTCGAAGACGAAGCGTCGATTCGACGCGGCGAACCGGCGCTCCACCACGTCCACGGCGAGGACGTCGCCCTGAACGCCGGCAACGCGATGTACTTTCTCCCGCTGAAGATTCTGACCCACGATCCCGCCGACCTCGGCCCAGAAACGCGACTTCGGGCCTACGAGATGCTGCTATATGAACTCAACAGGACCCACCTCGGACAGGGGATGGACATCTGCTGGCACAACGACCGCGGCGTCCGCATCTCGACCGAGCAGTACCTCGAGATGTGCGCCTGCAAGACCGGGTGTCTGAGCCGGATCGTCGCCCGTCTGGCGGCGATCGTCACCGGTCAGTCGACGACCGTCGAGGATGGGCTGGCCCAGTACGCCGAACTGACGGCCATCGCGTTCCAGATCGGCGACGACATCCTCGACGTCGAGCACTCGCTGGGGCGGGCTGGCGAGTTCGGTAAGGAGTTCGGCAACGACATCCGCGAGGGAAAGAAGACGTTGCTGGTGTTACACGCCATCGAAACCGCAGGCCCCGACCGAGCGGGGCGACTCGAGGAGATCCTCGGAATGGAAGCCAACACCGACGAGGAAATCGCCGAGGCACTCGCGATCCTGGAGGACGTGGGGAGCATCGAGTACGCCCGCGAACGAGCACTCGAGTTCTCGGAACAGGCACGGGTGGCGCTCGAGGACCTGCCGGTCGAGCTGGCACCGGGACCGAAAGCGCAGTTGGTCGAGTTTACCGAGTTCGTCGTCGATCGGGACGTCTGA